A genome region from Streptomyces xanthophaeus includes the following:
- a CDS encoding potassium channel family protein yields MHIVIMGCGRVGSALAQTLEQQGHTVAVVDQDPTAFRRLGAGFGGRRVTGVGFDQDTLREAGIEDAGAFAAVSSGDNSNIIAARVAREMFGVENVAARIYDPKRAEVYQRLGIPTVATVRWTADQMLRRLLPSGAEPLWRDPSGGVQLAEVHTSAAWIGHKVSKLQDETGVRVAFLTRLGEAMLPTSATVLQEGDLVHVMMRTDEIDKVEAAFAEGPEEAHA; encoded by the coding sequence GTGCACATCGTCATCATGGGTTGCGGAAGGGTGGGCTCCGCCCTCGCGCAAACCCTGGAACAGCAGGGGCATACGGTCGCCGTCGTCGACCAGGACCCCACCGCATTCCGCCGGCTCGGCGCCGGATTCGGCGGCCGCCGCGTCACCGGGGTCGGCTTCGACCAGGACACCCTGAGGGAGGCGGGAATCGAGGACGCGGGCGCCTTCGCCGCCGTCAGCAGTGGTGACAATTCCAACATCATCGCTGCCCGCGTGGCGCGCGAGATGTTCGGCGTGGAGAACGTCGCGGCCCGCATCTACGACCCCAAGCGCGCCGAGGTCTACCAGCGCCTCGGCATCCCCACCGTCGCCACCGTGCGGTGGACCGCCGACCAGATGCTGCGCCGACTGCTGCCTTCGGGCGCCGAGCCGCTGTGGCGCGACCCGAGCGGCGGTGTGCAGCTCGCCGAGGTGCACACCTCCGCCGCCTGGATCGGCCACAAGGTCAGCAAGCTCCAGGACGAGACGGGCGTGCGCGTGGCGTTCCTCACCCGCCTGGGCGAGGCGATGCTGCCCACGTCGGCGACGGTCCTGCAGGAGGGCGACCTCGTCCACGTGATGATGCGCACGGACGAGATCGACAAGGTCGAGGCGGCGTTCGCCGAGGGGCCTGAGGAGGCACACGCATGA
- a CDS encoding potassium channel family protein, translated as MRVAIAGAGAVGRSIAGELLENGHEVLLVDKAPTAISVERVPQAEWLLADACEITSLDEAALQRCNVVIAATGDDKVNLVVSLLAKTEYGVPRVVARVNNPKNEWLFNESWGVDVAVSTPRLMSALVEEAVSVGDLVRLLRFSHGDANLVELTLPADSSVAGTQIGDITWPEDTSLVTIIRGNRVLTPHGEETLEPGDELLFVAAQAREEQLEDLLQARR; from the coding sequence ATGAGGGTCGCGATCGCCGGTGCAGGTGCGGTGGGCCGCTCCATCGCGGGCGAACTGCTGGAGAACGGCCACGAGGTGCTCCTGGTCGACAAGGCCCCGACCGCCATCTCGGTCGAGCGGGTGCCGCAGGCCGAGTGGCTGCTGGCCGACGCCTGCGAGATCACCTCGCTGGACGAGGCGGCGCTGCAGCGGTGCAACGTGGTCATCGCGGCCACCGGTGACGACAAGGTCAACCTCGTCGTCTCGCTGCTCGCCAAGACCGAGTACGGGGTGCCGCGCGTGGTGGCCCGCGTCAACAACCCGAAGAACGAGTGGCTCTTCAACGAGTCCTGGGGCGTCGACGTCGCCGTCTCCACGCCGCGCCTGATGTCGGCCCTGGTCGAGGAGGCCGTGAGCGTCGGCGACCTGGTACGGCTGCTGCGCTTCAGCCACGGCGACGCCAACCTCGTCGAGCTGACCCTGCCGGCCGACTCCTCGGTCGCGGGCACCCAGATCGGCGACATCACCTGGCCCGAGGACACCTCGCTGGTCACGATCATCCGGGGCAACCGGGTCCTCACCCCGCACGGGGAGGAGACCCTGGAGCCGGGCGACGAACTGCTCTTCGTGGCCGCCCAGGCCCGCGAGGAACAGCTGGAGGACCTCCTCCAGGCCCGCCGCTAG
- a CDS encoding DUF3159 domain-containing protein — MTSLDKPTTPEPTGPRHAAGPSEDQKAVTQAALFDAFGGIRGTVETMLPGLLFVMIYTINKDVKWSAIAAGAVAVLLVIVRLLRKDTVKHAFSGVFGVGVGVAFALFTGSAKGFYLPGMIYGVGLGVAFTISALVGFPLLGVILGPVFKENLSWRTRNPGRKKAYVKASLAWGLIFLAKYAILFPLYWWGDATQLGWVLIALKLPPMVLAVYFTWVFLAKAPPPIDVIAEWEAKEAAEAAAKGPKA; from the coding sequence GTGACGTCACTCGACAAACCGACCACCCCGGAACCGACCGGGCCGCGGCATGCCGCCGGGCCGTCCGAGGACCAGAAGGCCGTGACCCAGGCGGCGCTCTTCGATGCCTTCGGCGGCATCCGGGGCACCGTGGAGACGATGCTGCCCGGGCTGCTCTTCGTCATGATCTACACGATCAACAAGGACGTGAAGTGGTCCGCCATCGCGGCCGGCGCGGTCGCGGTCCTGCTGGTGATCGTGCGGCTGCTGCGCAAGGACACGGTCAAGCACGCCTTCAGCGGCGTCTTCGGCGTGGGCGTGGGCGTGGCCTTCGCCCTGTTCACGGGCAGCGCGAAGGGCTTCTACCTGCCCGGCATGATCTACGGCGTCGGCCTCGGCGTGGCCTTCACGATCTCTGCGCTGGTGGGCTTCCCGCTGCTCGGAGTGATCCTGGGCCCGGTGTTCAAGGAGAACCTCTCCTGGCGCACCCGCAACCCCGGGCGCAAGAAGGCGTACGTCAAGGCCAGCCTGGCCTGGGGCCTGATCTTCCTCGCCAAGTACGCGATCCTCTTCCCGCTGTACTGGTGGGGCGACGCGACGCAGCTGGGCTGGGTGCTGATCGCGCTGAAGCTCCCGCCGATGGTGCTCGCCGTGTACTTCACCTGGGTCTTCCTGGCGAAGGCGCCGCCGCCGATCGACGTGATCGCGGAGTGGGAGGCCAAGGAGGCCGCCGAGGCCGCCGCCAAGGGGCCGAAGGCCTGA
- a CDS encoding OB-fold nucleic acid binding domain-containing protein, producing MSAEPRPEKSAKPVRPAGRFRRMIERLSTSQEELHSAELQEDAEAAGCTRICDCHDRQIVKVTGTLRTVTLRPRAGVPALEAELFDGSAALDVVWLGRRSIVGIEPGRRMIASGRISMTHGRRVLFNPKYELRPLGQEH from the coding sequence ATGAGTGCTGAACCGCGTCCCGAGAAGTCCGCGAAGCCGGTCAGGCCTGCGGGCCGGTTCCGCCGGATGATTGAGCGGCTGTCCACCTCCCAGGAGGAGCTGCATTCGGCGGAGCTGCAGGAGGACGCAGAAGCCGCGGGGTGTACGCGGATCTGCGACTGCCACGACCGCCAGATAGTCAAGGTGACCGGAACCCTGCGTACGGTCACCCTGCGGCCGCGCGCGGGCGTCCCCGCCCTGGAGGCCGAACTCTTCGACGGCTCGGCCGCGCTGGACGTGGTCTGGCTCGGGCGTCGCTCGATCGTGGGAATCGAGCCCGGCCGACGCATGATTGCCTCGGGGCGTATCTCCATGACCCACGGCCGTCGGGTGCTCTTCAACCCGAAGTACGAACTCCGCCCGCTCGGACAGGAGCACTGA
- a CDS encoding response regulator, with protein MTRVLVVEDEPQIVRALVINLKARRYEVDAAADGASALELAAARHPDVVVLDLGLPDMDGVEVIKGLRGWTRVPILVLSARHSSDEKVEALDAGADDYVTKPFGMDELLARLRAAVRRAEPAAGSGEDEVIVETDGFTVDLAAKKAVREGRDVRLTPTEWHLLEVLVRNSGKLVSQKQLLQEVWGPSYGTETNYLRVYMAQLRRKLEADPSHPRHFITEPGMGYRFER; from the coding sequence ATGACCCGGGTGCTCGTGGTGGAAGACGAGCCGCAGATCGTCCGAGCGCTTGTGATCAACCTGAAGGCGCGCAGATACGAGGTCGACGCCGCGGCCGACGGGGCCAGCGCACTGGAACTCGCGGCCGCCCGACACCCCGACGTGGTCGTGCTCGACCTCGGACTGCCCGACATGGACGGGGTCGAGGTGATCAAGGGCCTGCGCGGCTGGACCCGGGTGCCGATCCTGGTCCTCTCCGCCCGGCACAGCTCCGACGAGAAGGTCGAGGCCCTGGACGCGGGCGCCGACGACTACGTCACCAAGCCCTTCGGCATGGACGAGCTGCTGGCACGGCTGCGCGCCGCCGTCCGCCGGGCCGAGCCGGCCGCGGGCTCCGGCGAGGACGAGGTGATCGTGGAGACGGACGGCTTCACGGTGGACCTGGCCGCCAAGAAGGCCGTGCGCGAGGGACGCGACGTACGGCTGACGCCCACCGAGTGGCACCTGCTGGAGGTCCTGGTCCGCAACAGCGGCAAGCTGGTCAGCCAGAAGCAGCTGCTCCAGGAGGTCTGGGGGCCCTCGTACGGCACCGAGACGAACTACCTGCGGGTCTACATGGCCCAACTGCGGCGCAAACTGGAGGCGGACCCCTCGCATCCGCGGCACTTCATCACCGAGCCGGGCATGGGATACCGCTTCGAGCGGTAG
- a CDS encoding sensor histidine kinase: MGRGKLRIYLGAAPGVGKTYAMLSEGHRRVERGADCVVGFVEHHGRPRTEVMLHGLEQVERKPLTYRGAAFTEMDVDALLARRPAIALVDELAHTNVPGSRNAKRWQDVEELLRAGIDVVSTVNIQHLESLGDVVESITGVRQRETVPDEVVRRADQVELVDMSPQALRRRMAHGNIYKPEKVDAALSNYFRPGNLTALRELALLWVADRADEYLQQYRGEHDIRSTWQARERIVVGLTGGPEGRTLIRRASRMAAKGSGSEILAVYIARSDGLTAASPKELAVQRTLVEDLGGTFHHVIGDNIPDALLAFARGVNATQIVLGSSRRRSWQYVFGPGVGASVARDSGPDLDVHIVTHEHVAKGRGLPVVRSAARLGRTRIIAGWVVGTVFPLLLCLLLTHVDADLGLANDMLLFLSLTVAAALLGGLWPALASAALGSLLLNYFFAPPLHRLTVSDPKNIVAITVFFGVAVSVASVVDLAARRTHQAARLRAESEILSFLAGSVLRGETTLDALLERVRETFAMESVALLERANDVEPWKPAGSVGPAPAARPEDADVDMPIGDHMALALSGRVLPAEDRRVLGAFAAQAAVVLDRQRLVGEAEEARRMAEGNRIRTALLAAVSHDLRTPLASIKVSVSSLRSADVEWSEEDRAELLEGIEDGADRLDHLVGNLLDMSRLQTGTVTPLIREIDLDEVVPMALGGVPEDSVLLDVPEALPMVAVDPGLLERTVANVVENAVKYSPAGEPVLVAASCLGDRVEVRVVDRGRGVPDEAKDRIFAPFQRYGDAPRGAGVGLGLAVARGFAEAMDGTLTAEDTPGGGLTMVLTLRAVRGGGSPGRATVGAGGGATAGAAGAAGVAGVAGAAGPAQPMEPMEPMELDHGRDRMTRQKAGPQ, encoded by the coding sequence ATGGGACGCGGCAAGCTCAGGATCTACCTCGGCGCGGCACCCGGTGTGGGCAAGACCTACGCGATGCTCTCGGAAGGCCATCGCCGGGTGGAGCGGGGCGCGGACTGCGTCGTCGGCTTCGTCGAGCACCACGGCCGGCCGCGGACGGAGGTCATGCTCCACGGCCTCGAACAGGTCGAGCGCAAGCCCCTGACGTACCGGGGCGCCGCCTTCACCGAGATGGACGTGGACGCGCTCCTCGCCCGCAGGCCCGCGATAGCGCTGGTGGACGAGCTCGCGCACACCAATGTCCCCGGCTCGCGCAACGCCAAGCGCTGGCAGGACGTGGAGGAGCTGCTGCGGGCCGGCATCGACGTCGTGTCCACCGTGAACATCCAGCACCTGGAGTCGCTCGGGGACGTGGTCGAATCGATCACCGGGGTGCGGCAGCGGGAGACCGTGCCGGACGAGGTGGTCCGCCGGGCCGACCAGGTCGAGCTGGTCGACATGTCGCCGCAGGCACTGCGCCGGCGGATGGCCCACGGGAACATATACAAGCCCGAGAAGGTCGACGCGGCCCTGTCGAACTACTTCCGGCCGGGCAACCTCACCGCCCTGCGCGAGCTGGCGCTGCTGTGGGTGGCCGACCGGGCGGACGAGTACCTCCAGCAGTACCGGGGCGAGCACGACATCCGCTCGACCTGGCAGGCGCGGGAGCGGATCGTCGTCGGACTCACCGGCGGGCCGGAGGGGCGCACGCTCATCCGGCGGGCCTCGCGGATGGCGGCCAAGGGCTCGGGCAGCGAGATCCTGGCCGTCTACATCGCCCGCAGCGACGGGCTGACCGCCGCCTCGCCGAAGGAGCTCGCGGTCCAGCGGACCCTGGTCGAGGACCTGGGCGGAACGTTTCATCATGTGATCGGCGACAACATCCCCGACGCCCTGCTCGCCTTCGCGCGCGGGGTCAACGCCACCCAGATCGTGCTCGGCTCCAGCCGCCGCCGCTCGTGGCAGTACGTCTTCGGCCCCGGGGTCGGCGCGAGCGTCGCCCGCGACTCGGGACCCGACCTCGACGTGCACATCGTCACGCACGAGCACGTCGCCAAGGGGCGCGGGCTGCCCGTGGTGCGCTCGGCCGCCCGGCTCGGGCGGACCCGGATCATCGCCGGCTGGGTCGTGGGGACGGTCTTCCCCCTCCTGCTGTGCCTGCTGCTCACGCACGTCGACGCCGACCTCGGTCTCGCCAACGACATGCTGCTCTTCCTGTCGCTGACGGTGGCGGCCGCACTGCTCGGCGGGCTCTGGCCGGCCCTGGCCTCCGCCGCCCTCGGCTCGCTGCTGCTGAACTACTTCTTCGCGCCGCCGCTGCACCGCCTGACGGTGTCCGACCCCAAGAACATCGTCGCCATCACCGTCTTCTTCGGGGTCGCCGTCTCCGTGGCCTCGGTCGTGGACCTGGCCGCCCGCCGCACCCACCAGGCGGCCCGGCTGCGCGCCGAGTCCGAGATCCTCTCCTTCCTGGCCGGCAGCGTGCTGCGTGGCGAGACCACGCTGGACGCGCTGCTGGAGCGGGTACGCGAGACCTTCGCCATGGAGTCCGTGGCCCTGCTGGAGCGGGCGAACGACGTGGAGCCCTGGAAACCGGCCGGCAGCGTCGGCCCCGCCCCCGCCGCGCGGCCCGAGGACGCCGACGTGGACATGCCCATCGGGGACCACATGGCCCTGGCCCTGTCCGGCCGGGTGCTGCCCGCCGAGGACCGCCGGGTGCTCGGCGCGTTCGCGGCGCAGGCGGCCGTGGTCCTGGACCGCCAGCGGCTGGTCGGCGAGGCCGAGGAGGCCCGCCGGATGGCCGAGGGCAACCGGATCCGCACCGCGCTGCTCGCCGCCGTCAGCCATGACCTCCGTACGCCGCTGGCCTCCATCAAGGTGTCCGTGAGCTCCCTGCGCTCCGCCGACGTGGAGTGGAGCGAGGAGGACCGGGCCGAGCTCCTCGAAGGCATCGAGGACGGCGCCGACCGCCTCGACCACCTGGTGGGCAACCTGCTCGACATGTCCCGGCTGCAGACCGGCACCGTCACCCCGCTGATCCGGGAGATCGACCTCGACGAGGTGGTCCCGATGGCGCTGGGCGGCGTACCGGAGGACAGCGTGCTGCTGGACGTGCCCGAGGCGCTGCCGATGGTGGCGGTGGACCCGGGGCTGCTGGAGCGGACCGTGGCCAACGTCGTGGAGAACGCCGTCAAGTACAGCCCGGCGGGGGAGCCGGTCCTGGTGGCGGCCAGCTGTCTCGGCGACCGGGTCGAGGTCCGGGTCGTCGACCGCGGACGGGGCGTGCCCGACGAGGCCAAGGACCGGATCTTCGCCCCCTTCCAGCGGTACGGGGACGCCCCGCGCGGGGCCGGCGTGGGCCTGGGGCTCGCCGTCGCCCGGGGGTTCGCCGAGGCCATGGACGGCACCCTGACGGCCGAGGACACTCCCGGGGGCGGGCTGACCATGGTGCTCACCTTGCGCGCGGTGCGCGGCGGCGGGTCACCGGGGCGTGCCACGGTGGGCGCGGGCGGCGGCGCGACGGCGGGGGCGGCGGGAGCGGCGGGAGTGGCGGGAGTGGCGGGAGCGGCGGGACCGGCGCAACCGATGGAACCGATGGAACCGATGGAACTTGATCACGGCCGTGATCGGATGACGCGACAGAAGGCAGGACCTCAATGA
- a CDS encoding DUF3710 domain-containing protein translates to MFGRRKKNDSAHDGGAAEQVVDGVAEQDDAGEQESAAPRRVNLPPAPRPDGPWDVSEVLGNPADGRVDLGGILVPGVEGMELRVEVAGDAIVAATVVLGDSAVQLQAFAAPKKEGIWGEVREEIAAGITQQGGIIDEAQGSLGWELRAQVPVPLPDGQTGAQLVRFVGVDGPRWFLRGVISGQGAVRPESAGVLEQIFRDTVVVRGDGPMAPRDPIVLKLPNDAQMVPDGVQTDDQEGSRFGGGMGQLERGPEITEVR, encoded by the coding sequence GTGTTCGGACGTCGCAAGAAGAACGACTCCGCCCATGACGGCGGCGCGGCCGAGCAGGTCGTAGACGGCGTCGCCGAGCAGGACGACGCGGGCGAGCAGGAGAGTGCCGCCCCGCGCCGGGTGAACCTGCCGCCGGCCCCGCGGCCCGACGGCCCCTGGGACGTCTCCGAGGTGCTCGGGAACCCGGCCGACGGCCGGGTGGACCTCGGCGGCATCCTCGTACCCGGCGTCGAGGGCATGGAGCTGCGCGTCGAGGTCGCCGGTGACGCGATCGTGGCCGCGACCGTGGTCCTCGGCGACAGCGCCGTGCAGCTGCAGGCCTTCGCCGCGCCCAAGAAGGAGGGCATCTGGGGCGAGGTCCGCGAGGAGATCGCCGCGGGTATCACCCAGCAGGGCGGCATCATCGACGAGGCCCAGGGCTCCCTGGGCTGGGAGCTGCGCGCCCAGGTGCCCGTACCGCTCCCGGACGGGCAGACCGGCGCCCAGCTGGTCCGCTTCGTCGGCGTCGACGGCCCCCGCTGGTTCCTGCGCGGCGTCATCTCCGGCCAGGGCGCCGTGCGCCCCGAGTCGGCGGGTGTGCTGGAGCAGATCTTCCGGGACACCGTCGTCGTCCGCGGTGACGGCCCGATGGCTCCCCGCGACCCGATCGTCCTGAAGCTGCCGAACGACGCCCAGATGGTGCCGGACGGCGTGCAGACGGACGACCAGGAAGGCTCCCGCTTCGGCGGCGGCATGGGCCAGCTCGAACGAGGCCCGGAGATCACCGAGGTCCGCTGA
- the dut gene encoding dUTP diphosphatase, with the protein MSQNNHDSRRPVDVLIRRVDPEVPIPAYGHPGDAGCDLVTTEAAELEPGERAVLPTGVSIALPDGYAAFVHPRSGLAARCGLALVNAPGTVDAGYRGEIKVIVVNLDPRESVRFERFDRIAQLVVQRVEKVRFHEVAELPGSARAEGGFGSTGGHAAVAGSGAGQQGGNGYASVVTDREGQ; encoded by the coding sequence ATGTCCCAGAACAACCACGATTCCCGCCGGCCGGTCGACGTGCTGATCCGCCGCGTCGACCCGGAGGTGCCGATTCCGGCATACGGGCACCCCGGCGACGCCGGCTGCGACCTCGTCACCACCGAGGCCGCCGAGCTGGAGCCCGGCGAGCGCGCCGTCCTGCCCACCGGAGTCTCGATCGCCCTGCCCGACGGGTACGCGGCGTTCGTGCACCCGCGGTCCGGCCTGGCCGCACGCTGCGGGCTCGCGCTCGTGAATGCCCCGGGGACGGTGGATGCCGGGTACCGTGGGGAGATCAAGGTGATCGTGGTCAATCTCGACCCTCGCGAGAGCGTCCGGTTCGAGCGTTTCGACCGCATCGCCCAGCTGGTTGTCCAGCGGGTCGAGAAGGTGCGCTTCCACGAGGTGGCGGAACTTCCCGGCTCGGCCCGGGCCGAGGGGGGCTTCGGCTCCACCGGCGGGCATGCGGCCGTGGCCGGATCCGGGGCTGGTCAGCAGGGTGGGAATGGCTACGCTTCGGTCGTAACCGACCGGGAAGGACAGTGA
- a CDS encoding PaaI family thioesterase, with the protein MSGRNTALTPPADAAAPVRHPDAPAPGELLGAHYEHCFGCGEGQPHGLHLEARAGEGVRVTAEFTVRPAHQGAPGLAHGGVLATALDETLGSLNWLLRVIAVTGRLETDFVRPVPVDTVLHLEAEVTAVAGRKIYCTAVGRIGGPQGPVAVRADALFIEVKVDHFIDNGRPEEIQAAMADPDQVRRARAFEVNP; encoded by the coding sequence GTGAGTGGACGAAACACAGCGCTGACGCCCCCTGCCGATGCCGCCGCGCCGGTCAGGCACCCCGACGCGCCCGCACCCGGAGAGCTCCTCGGTGCGCACTACGAGCACTGTTTCGGCTGTGGCGAGGGCCAGCCCCACGGACTCCACCTGGAGGCCCGGGCGGGCGAGGGCGTGCGCGTCACCGCCGAGTTCACCGTCAGGCCCGCACACCAGGGCGCACCCGGTCTCGCCCACGGCGGGGTGCTCGCCACCGCGCTCGACGAGACGCTGGGTTCCCTGAACTGGCTGCTGCGCGTCATCGCGGTGACGGGGCGGCTGGAGACCGACTTCGTGCGGCCCGTGCCGGTGGACACCGTGCTGCACCTGGAGGCCGAGGTCACCGCCGTCGCCGGCCGGAAGATCTACTGCACGGCCGTCGGCCGGATAGGCGGACCGCAGGGCCCGGTCGCCGTACGTGCCGACGCCCTCTTCATAGAGGTGAAGGTCGACCACTTCATCGACAACGGACGGCCCGAGGAGATCCAGGCGGCGATGGCCGACCCGGACCAGGTCAGGCGCGCACGCGCCTTTGAGGTGAACCCCTGA
- a CDS encoding DUF3093 domain-containing protein, which translates to MQLSTAHHDERLTAPRSWWGIAVLVGLACALMLLPLGTMPLLAGLVGGTALSGLVVSSYGSARVRVVGGALAAGDARIPVTALGEPEILDAEESRAWRTYKADTRAFMLMRSYVPTAVRVEVTDPADPTPYVYVSTRRPQALVAALLAARTQAA; encoded by the coding sequence ATGCAGCTCTCCACCGCGCACCACGACGAACGCCTGACCGCCCCCCGCTCCTGGTGGGGCATCGCCGTCCTGGTCGGCCTCGCGTGCGCGCTGATGCTGCTGCCGCTGGGCACGATGCCGCTGCTGGCCGGTCTGGTCGGGGGCACCGCGCTGTCCGGGCTGGTGGTGAGTTCGTACGGTTCCGCGCGCGTGCGCGTGGTGGGAGGTGCGCTGGCGGCCGGTGACGCGCGGATCCCGGTGACGGCCCTGGGCGAGCCCGAGATCCTGGACGCCGAGGAGTCGCGCGCCTGGCGCACGTACAAGGCGGACACCCGCGCCTTCATGCTGATGCGCAGCTACGTGCCGACCGCGGTCCGCGTCGAGGTCACCGATCCGGCCGACCCGACCCCGTACGTCTACGTCTCCACCCGCCGGCCGCAGGCCCTGGTGGCGGCCCTGCTCGCCGCCCGTACCCAGGCGGCCTGA
- a CDS encoding DUF4193 domain-containing protein, translated as MATDYDTPRKTDDDVDNDSIEELKARRNEKSTSSADMDEFDSVESMELPGADLSNEELAVRVLPKQADEFTCMSCFLVHHRSQLAREKNGQPICRDCD; from the coding sequence ATGGCAACGGACTACGACACCCCGCGCAAGACCGACGATGACGTCGACAACGACAGCATCGAAGAGCTGAAGGCCCGGCGCAACGAGAAGTCGACCTCGTCCGCAGACATGGACGAATTCGACTCTGTCGAGAGCATGGAGCTTCCCGGCGCGGACCTCTCCAATGAGGAGCTGGCCGTCCGGGTCCTGCCCAAGCAGGCCGATGAGTTCACCTGCATGAGCTGCTTCCTGGTGCACCACCGCAGCCAGCTGGCACGTGAGAAGAACGGTCAGCCGATCTGTCGCGACTGCGACTGA
- a CDS encoding sensor histidine kinase — MATTPAPPAAPPKPTWDPGQPEGPFPWLRPTIRIRLTLLYGGMFLIAGILLLSIIYLLAAQALRQGNAIPFTIVRGQNIEVTSTTCSGVSGTNQPFEQFTAAINQCVLEQRRHALDDLLSRSLMALLGLSIIAFAFGYAMAGRVLSPLGKITRTARRVVGSDLTRRIELDGPDDELKELADTFDDMLDRLERAFTAQQRFVANASHELRTPLAINRTLLEVHLSDPGAPIELQQLGKTLLATNERSEQLVEGLLLLARSENQIVERKPVDLAEVASRAVDQVRGEAEAKGVEIRGERAPAVVQGNGVLLERIALNLVQNAVRYNVPEDGWVEVVTEAQHGQAVLLVSNTGPVVPAYEVDNLFEPFRRLRTERTGSDKGVGLGLSIARSVARAHGGRIQAMPREGGGLVMRVTLPL, encoded by the coding sequence GTGGCCACCACCCCTGCGCCACCGGCGGCGCCACCGAAACCGACATGGGACCCCGGCCAGCCCGAGGGTCCCTTCCCGTGGCTGCGGCCGACCATCCGGATACGCCTCACCCTGCTGTACGGCGGGATGTTCCTGATCGCCGGGATCCTGCTGCTGTCGATCATCTACCTGCTGGCGGCGCAGGCCCTGCGGCAGGGCAACGCGATCCCGTTCACGATCGTGCGCGGTCAGAACATCGAGGTCACCAGCACCACCTGCTCCGGTGTGAGCGGCACCAACCAGCCGTTCGAGCAGTTCACCGCGGCGATCAACCAGTGCGTCCTCGAACAGCGCCGGCACGCCCTGGACGACCTGCTGAGCCGGTCGCTGATGGCCCTGCTCGGGCTGAGCATCATCGCCTTCGCCTTCGGCTACGCGATGGCCGGACGGGTGCTCTCGCCGCTCGGCAAGATCACCCGGACCGCCCGCCGGGTCGTGGGCTCCGACCTGACCCGGCGGATCGAGCTGGACGGGCCGGACGACGAGCTCAAGGAGCTCGCCGACACCTTCGACGACATGCTCGACCGGCTGGAGCGGGCCTTCACGGCCCAGCAGCGGTTCGTCGCGAACGCCTCGCACGAGCTGCGGACCCCGCTCGCGATCAACCGGACCCTGCTGGAGGTGCACCTCTCCGATCCGGGGGCGCCGATCGAGCTCCAGCAGCTCGGCAAGACCCTGCTCGCCACCAACGAACGCAGTGAGCAGCTGGTCGAGGGCCTGCTGCTGCTGGCCCGCAGCGAGAACCAGATCGTCGAGCGCAAACCCGTGGACCTGGCGGAGGTCGCCTCGCGCGCCGTCGACCAGGTGCGTGGCGAGGCCGAGGCGAAGGGCGTGGAGATCCGCGGCGAGCGCGCCCCGGCCGTCGTCCAGGGCAACGGGGTGCTGCTGGAGCGGATCGCCCTCAACCTGGTGCAGAACGCCGTCCGGTACAACGTGCCGGAGGACGGCTGGGTGGAGGTCGTCACCGAGGCACAGCACGGTCAGGCGGTCCTCCTGGTATCGAACACGGGTCCCGTTGTTCCCGCGTACGAGGTGGACAACCTCTTCGAGCCCTTCAGGCGGCTGCGTACGGAGCGCACGGGCAGCGACAAGGGTGTCGGACTGGGTCTGTCGATCGCGCGCTCCGTGGCGCGCGCACACGGCGGCAGGATCCAGGCGATGCCCCGGGAAGGCGGTGGCCTCGTGATGCGTGTCACTCTTCCCTTGTGA
- a CDS encoding response regulator transcription factor → MRVLVVEDEQLLADAVATGLRREAMAVDVVYDGAAALERVGVNDYDVVVLDRDLPLVHGDDVCRKIVELGMPTRVLMLTASGDVSDRVEGLELGADDYLPKPFAFTELTARVRALGRRTTVALPPVLERAGIKLDPNRREVFREGKEVQLAPKEFAVLEVLMRSEGTVVSAEQLLEKAWDENTDPFTNVVRVTVMTLRRKLGEPPVIVTVPGSGYRI, encoded by the coding sequence GTGCGCGTACTCGTCGTCGAGGACGAGCAGCTGCTCGCCGATGCGGTGGCCACCGGACTACGCCGGGAGGCCATGGCCGTGGACGTCGTGTACGACGGCGCCGCCGCCCTGGAGCGGGTCGGCGTCAATGACTACGACGTGGTCGTGCTGGACCGGGACCTCCCGCTCGTGCACGGTGACGACGTGTGCCGGAAGATCGTCGAGCTCGGCATGCCCACCCGCGTGCTGATGCTGACCGCCTCCGGCGACGTCAGCGACCGGGTGGAGGGGCTGGAGCTCGGCGCGGACGACTACCTGCCCAAGCCCTTCGCCTTCACCGAGCTGACGGCCCGCGTACGGGCGCTCGGGCGGCGCACCACGGTCGCGCTGCCGCCCGTACTGGAGCGGGCCGGCATCAAGCTGGACCCGAACCGGCGGGAGGTGTTCCGCGAGGGCAAGGAGGTCCAGCTGGCGCCCAAGGAGTTCGCGGTGCTGGAGGTGCTCATGCGCAGCGAGGGGACCGTCGTCTCCGCCGAGCAGCTGCTGGAGAAGGCCTGGGACGAGAACACCGACCCCTTCACCAACGTCGTACGGGTGACCGTGATGACCTTGCGCCGCAAGCTGGGTGAGCCGCCCGTCATCGTGACCGTGCCCGGTTCCGGATACCGGATCTGA